One genomic segment of Synergistaceae bacterium includes these proteins:
- the cdaA gene encoding diadenylate cyclase CdaA, which translates to MWANIRSIIDIAIVSFIIYRILVLLVDTRAIQLVKGLVILIVLSLLAGMLRFRLLSWFLGHTLWALSFAIPIVFHPELRKILEELGRNKFNFSTKNISSDEAEIRASHVINALSYLKAHKIGALLVFQQEDSLIDYTATAVQLNAGITQELIISIFWVGNPLHDGAVVLDKNKIVAGGCILPLADAPEISRWYGTRHRAGLGVTEKSDALVLIVSEERGEISVAAKGKLSKLKDFQVEKLVRHYFIGEAEEKHSRFQEFVKLFWVKPTPEAATRARGIVH; encoded by the coding sequence ATGTGGGCGAATATAAGAAGTATTATAGACATTGCGATAGTGTCATTTATAATTTATCGCATTCTTGTTTTACTGGTAGATACGCGGGCGATACAGCTTGTGAAGGGTTTAGTTATTCTGATTGTGCTGTCTTTGCTGGCTGGTATGCTGAGATTTAGGCTGTTGTCGTGGTTTCTCGGACACACTTTATGGGCGTTAAGTTTTGCTATTCCGATAGTGTTTCATCCTGAGTTACGCAAGATTCTTGAAGAGCTCGGCAGGAATAAATTTAATTTCTCCACTAAAAATATTTCGTCGGACGAAGCAGAAATAAGAGCAAGCCACGTAATAAACGCATTAAGTTATCTCAAGGCACATAAAATAGGCGCATTATTAGTCTTTCAGCAGGAGGACTCATTAATAGATTACACCGCTACAGCAGTGCAGTTAAACGCCGGAATAACGCAGGAATTAATTATTTCGATTTTCTGGGTGGGCAATCCTTTACATGATGGAGCTGTCGTGCTTGACAAAAATAAAATTGTTGCTGGAGGCTGCATACTTCCACTTGCTGATGCTCCCGAAATATCGCGCTGGTACGGCACAAGACACAGAGCAGGACTCGGAGTAACAGAAAAATCTGACGCACTTGTCTTAATCGTAAGTGAGGAACGCGGCGAAATATCAGTAGCAGCTAAAGGCAAACTCTCGAAATTAAAAGATTTCCAAGTCGAAAAATTAGTACGTCATTATTTTATCGGCGAGGCAGAAGAGAAGCACAGCAGATTCCAGGAATTTGTAAAATTATTCTGGGTTAAGCCGACTCCTGAGGCAGCAACTAGAGCAAGGGGAATAGTACACTAA
- the pyk gene encoding pyruvate kinase — translation MFVKIVCTIGPASDNYETLKAMAESGMNVARLNFSHGDYDGHEKKLKLIRRVERAVKKPIAALLDTKGPEIRTGLMQNGEIMLNQGEKIILCASDEAFEGTQDKIFVNYKLLPQEVTPGQSIFIDDGALNLEVESINGDEVTCKIIVGGPLRNTKGINIPGADLTMPALSEKDKQDILWGIQHGMEYLAVSFVKTRNDILEVRRLIQEWGGNMKILAKIETRQAVQNIEGIVDVVDGVMVARGDLGVEIPTEDVPLTQKKIIEMCRVRGKVVIVATQMLDSMIRNPRPTRAEASDVANAVLDGTDAVMLSGETAGGSYPVESVKTMRKILDRAEKEINLWGNHKNSEKNPAQLEGIPVPDAVSGAAVLIARQIKAPAIISLTRSGLTARMISKHRPECPILGVTPSQQTWRELALWWGVQPVRLSEMSDINVAARESITTCVSKGLLPEGELVVITAGVPVGRAGSTNLVEVLTTGNILLSGTPLSHKNAVGKVCIARTPQEAIEKVTPGCILVVRQLNEEYRPILDKVGAVLFESGLLFSEGNSLAIDFNLPCVVGVTDAFSTLMDDDVVSVDGTRGLIYRGIVRLVI, via the coding sequence ATGTTCGTAAAAATCGTATGCACAATCGGTCCGGCTTCTGACAATTACGAGACTCTAAAAGCTATGGCCGAGTCAGGTATGAACGTTGCAAGATTAAATTTTTCTCACGGTGATTATGACGGCCACGAGAAAAAATTAAAGCTGATTAGACGTGTTGAACGCGCAGTAAAGAAACCCATTGCAGCACTACTCGACACAAAGGGCCCTGAAATCCGCACAGGTTTAATGCAGAACGGCGAAATAATGCTCAATCAGGGAGAAAAAATTATTTTGTGTGCAAGTGATGAGGCATTCGAGGGGACTCAAGATAAAATTTTTGTGAACTATAAATTATTGCCGCAGGAAGTTACGCCCGGACAAAGTATTTTTATTGATGACGGCGCACTAAATCTCGAAGTCGAAAGCATTAACGGCGATGAAGTTACTTGCAAAATTATCGTTGGAGGCCCTCTCCGTAACACTAAAGGAATAAATATCCCCGGCGCAGATCTGACTATGCCCGCATTATCAGAGAAAGACAAGCAAGATATTTTATGGGGCATTCAGCACGGTATGGAATATTTAGCGGTCTCGTTCGTAAAGACTCGTAATGATATTCTCGAAGTCAGGCGGTTAATTCAAGAATGGGGCGGAAATATGAAGATTCTCGCGAAAATTGAAACTCGTCAGGCCGTGCAGAATATTGAGGGAATCGTTGATGTAGTTGACGGCGTTATGGTCGCGCGCGGAGATTTAGGAGTCGAGATTCCGACGGAAGATGTACCGTTGACACAGAAAAAAATTATAGAAATGTGCAGAGTTAGAGGCAAAGTCGTAATTGTCGCGACTCAAATGTTAGACTCAATGATCCGCAATCCAAGACCAACACGGGCAGAAGCAAGCGATGTAGCTAATGCAGTTCTTGACGGCACAGACGCTGTTATGCTTTCAGGAGAGACAGCCGGCGGAAGTTATCCCGTTGAGTCAGTAAAGACAATGCGCAAAATTTTAGACAGGGCCGAGAAAGAAATTAATTTATGGGGCAATCACAAGAACAGCGAGAAGAATCCTGCACAGCTTGAAGGAATCCCAGTCCCCGACGCTGTATCAGGTGCAGCAGTGTTAATCGCACGTCAAATAAAAGCTCCTGCAATAATTTCTCTGACTCGTTCAGGTTTAACAGCTAGAATGATAAGCAAACACCGCCCCGAATGTCCGATTTTAGGAGTAACACCGAGTCAGCAGACTTGGCGCGAGCTTGCGTTATGGTGGGGAGTGCAGCCCGTTAGACTCTCTGAAATGTCAGATATTAACGTTGCAGCGCGAGAGTCAATTACTACATGTGTGAGTAAAGGTTTATTACCAGAGGGCGAATTAGTCGTAATTACAGCAGGAGTCCCGGTCGGCCGCGCAGGATCCACGAATCTTGTAGAAGTCTTGACAACGGGAAATATTTTATTGTCGGGAACCCCTTTATCGCATAAAAACGCAGTCGGTAAAGTCTGCATTGCGAGAACTCCTCAAGAAGCTATCGAAAAAGTTACTCCCGGCTGTATTCTAGTTGTGAGACAGTTAAATGAAGAATATAGGCCAATTCTTGACAAAGTCGGCGCGGTTTTGTTCGAGAGCGGTTTATTGTTCAGTGAAGGAAATTCACTAGCGATAGATTTTAATTTGCCTTGTGTTGTCGGAGTTACTGACGCGTTTTCGACTCTGATGGATGATGACGTTGTTTCAGTTGACGGCACGAGAGGCTTAATTTATCGCGGTATAGTCAGACTCGTAATTTAA